A genome region from Magnolia sinica isolate HGM2019 chromosome 8, MsV1, whole genome shotgun sequence includes the following:
- the LOC131252982 gene encoding uncharacterized protein LOC131252982, giving the protein MDDSKPYANSVSEDAGIEFYVNSPHVETEKSDLQHEECACTNAGETAKVMSGKDADDDSVIRKDSSNVEELGTAVDRILHIQDAQEGVSGHVPTSEKDELNHQEKENMSQELKTNHASASTATIQKSLSKWATFPSSEKTLLSPVSMDEGAESICIEPPGQSSLKSQNPVCTRSMSLPTSLKLISAMKGGREQQGTPRTGKMNVKWAADVYDPPSTSMSHTVKNHHQRPKCKKKDQKHKHKGKSTRGSSSEKKHHANRRSIANANLLPLRLQAPGNRLLQAVDGFDQMSQEVEPTGDKVPALDGSDRLSAGVIVSSVGISNQDKCGRSFFEASSLAKVHLSATEAT; this is encoded by the exons ATGGATGATTCCAAACCTTATGCAAACTCAGTTTCTGAAGATGCTGGCATTGAGTTCTATGTAAATAGTCCCCATGTTGAGACAGAGAAATCAGACCTACAACATGAGGAATGTGCTTGTACTAATGCTGGAGAGACTGCTAAAGTAATGTCTGGAAAAGACGCAGATGATGATTCTGTTATTAGGAAAGACAGTTCAAATGTAGAGGAACTTGGAACTGCTGTTGATCGAATCCTACATATTCAAGATGCTCAGGAAGGGGTATCTGGTCACGTCCCAACTTCAGAAAAAGACGAGCTAAACCATCAAGAAAAGGAAAACATGTCCCAAGAGTTGAAAACCAATCATGCTAGCGCTTCGACTGCAACGATCCAGAAGAGCTTGAGCAAGTGGGCAACATTTCCATCTTCAGAAAAGACACTGCTGTCTCCCGTTTCCATGGATGAGGGGGCCGAGTCAATTTGCATAGAACCGCCTGGTCAAAGCTCTCTGAAATCTCAGAACCCTGTCTGTACTCGCTCGATGTCTCTGCCT ACTTCTTTAAAGCTCATTTCTGCCATGAAAGGTGGCCGTGAACAGCAGGGTACACCCCGGACAGGGAAGATGAACGTAAAATGGGCAGCAGATGTTTATGACCCTCCATCCACCTCCATGTCCCACACAGTGAAGAACCACCaccagcgtcccaagtgcaagaAGAAAGATCAAAAACACAAGCACAAAGGCAAATCTACTCGTGGGAGCAGCAGTGAGAAGAAACATCATGCCAATCGAAGAAGCATTGCCAATGCCAACCTTCTGCCTCTAAG GCTGCAGGCACCAGGAAATAGATTGCTACAAGCAGTAGATGGTTTTGATCAGATGAGCCAAGAAGTGGAGCCAACTGGTGATAAAGTACCAGCATTAGATGGTTCTGATAGGCTGAGTGCAGGTGTCATTGTATCAAGTGTGGGAATTAGCAACCAGGACAAGTGTGGGAGGAGCTTCTTTGAGGCATCATCACTTGCTAAGGTGCACCTTTCGGCTACAGAGGCGACGTGA